The Streptomyces spororaveus genome includes a region encoding these proteins:
- a CDS encoding Lrp/AsnC family transcriptional regulator, with amino-acid sequence MHSEVVVSRSADSRNRQPSPSVDAVSLAIIEQLQEDGRRPYASIGKAVGLSEAAVRQRVQKLLDQGVMQIVAVTDPLTVGLRRQAMVGINVEGDLDPVADALTAMAECEYVVMTAGSFDLMVEIVCEDDDHLLETINKKIRTLPGVRSTESFVYLKLKKQTYMWGTR; translated from the coding sequence GTGCACAGTGAGGTCGTGGTCAGTCGAAGCGCAGATTCCAGGAACAGACAACCGTCCCCTTCGGTCGATGCTGTGTCCCTGGCGATCATCGAGCAACTGCAGGAGGACGGACGCCGTCCCTACGCGTCGATCGGCAAGGCCGTCGGCCTCTCCGAAGCGGCCGTGCGCCAGCGCGTGCAGAAGCTGCTCGACCAGGGCGTCATGCAGATCGTCGCCGTCACCGACCCGCTCACCGTGGGCCTGCGACGCCAGGCCATGGTCGGCATCAACGTCGAGGGCGACCTCGATCCGGTGGCCGACGCACTGACCGCCATGGCCGAGTGCGAGTACGTGGTCATGACCGCAGGGTCGTTCGACCTGATGGTGGAGATCGTCTGCGAGGACGACGACCACCTGCTCGAAACGATCAACAAGAAGATCCGCACGCTCCCCGGCGTGCGATCAACCGAAAGCTTCGTTTATCTGAAGCTGAAGAAGCAGACCTACATGTGGGGAACTCGATAG
- a CDS encoding gamma-aminobutyraldehyde dehydrogenase, producing MTTELRRLRNYIGGEFKDAADGRTTEVVNPATGEVYATAPLSGQADVDAAMAAAAAAFPGWRDTTPAERQKALLKIADAFEARADELVAAESENTGKPLGLTASEELPPMVDQIRFFAGAARLLEGRSAGEYMEGMTSIIRREPVGVCAQVAPWNYPMMMAVWKFAPAIAAGNTVVLKPSDTTPASTVLMAEIIDSVLPKGVFNVVCGDRETGKAMVEHSTPAMASITGSVRAGMQVAESASKDVKRVHLELGGKAPVVVFEDADIAKAVEDIAVAGYFNAGQDCTAATRVLVHESIHDEFVAALAKAASDTKTGAPDDEDVLYGPLNNPNQLKQVAGFIERLPAHAKVEAGGHQVGEKGYFYAPTVVSGLKQDDEIIQNEVFGPVITVQSFTNEGQALEYANGVEFALASSVWTKDHGRAMRMSKNLDFGCVWINTHIPLVAEMPHGGFKKSGYGKDLSAYGFEDYTRIKHVMTSLDG from the coding sequence GTGACCACCGAACTGCGTCGTCTGCGCAACTACATCGGCGGGGAGTTCAAGGACGCCGCCGACGGGCGGACCACCGAGGTGGTCAACCCGGCCACCGGCGAGGTGTACGCCACCGCCCCGCTCTCGGGCCAGGCCGATGTGGACGCCGCCATGGCCGCTGCCGCGGCCGCCTTCCCGGGCTGGCGCGACACCACCCCCGCGGAGCGCCAGAAGGCCCTGCTGAAGATCGCGGACGCCTTCGAGGCGCGCGCGGACGAGCTCGTCGCCGCCGAGTCGGAGAACACCGGCAAGCCGCTGGGCCTCACGGCCAGCGAGGAGCTGCCGCCGATGGTGGACCAGATCCGCTTCTTCGCGGGTGCCGCACGCCTCCTGGAGGGCCGCTCGGCCGGCGAGTACATGGAGGGGATGACCTCGATCATCCGCCGTGAGCCGGTCGGCGTCTGCGCCCAGGTCGCGCCGTGGAACTACCCGATGATGATGGCCGTGTGGAAGTTCGCCCCGGCCATCGCGGCGGGCAACACCGTCGTGCTCAAGCCCTCGGACACCACCCCGGCCTCCACCGTCCTGATGGCGGAGATCATCGACTCGGTGCTGCCCAAGGGCGTCTTCAACGTCGTCTGCGGTGACCGTGAGACCGGCAAGGCCATGGTCGAGCACTCCACCCCGGCGATGGCCTCCATCACCGGCTCGGTGCGCGCGGGCATGCAGGTCGCCGAGAGCGCCTCCAAGGACGTCAAGCGCGTCCACCTGGAGCTGGGCGGCAAGGCCCCGGTCGTGGTCTTCGAGGACGCCGACATCGCCAAGGCCGTCGAGGACATCGCGGTCGCCGGCTACTTCAACGCCGGCCAGGACTGCACCGCCGCCACCCGCGTGCTCGTGCACGAGTCGATCCACGACGAGTTCGTGGCCGCGCTCGCCAAGGCCGCCTCCGACACGAAGACCGGCGCGCCGGACGACGAGGACGTGCTGTACGGCCCGCTGAACAACCCGAACCAGCTCAAGCAGGTCGCGGGCTTCATCGAGCGGCTCCCCGCGCACGCCAAGGTCGAGGCGGGTGGCCACCAGGTCGGCGAGAAGGGCTACTTCTACGCCCCGACCGTGGTCTCCGGCCTCAAGCAGGACGACGAGATCATCCAGAACGAGGTCTTCGGCCCGGTCATCACCGTCCAGTCCTTCACGAACGAGGGTCAGGCCCTGGAGTACGCGAACGGCGTCGAGTTCGCCCTCGCCTCCTCCGTGTGGACCAAGGACCACGGCCGCGCCATGCGGATGTCCAAGAACCTCGACTTCGGCTGCGTGTGGATCAACACCCACATCCCGCTCGTCGCCGAGATGCCGCACGGTGGCTTCAAGAAGTCCGGCTACGGCAAGGACCTCTCCGCCTACGGCTTCGAGGACTACACGCGCATCAAGCACGTGATGACCTCGCTCGACGGCTGA
- a CDS encoding polyamine ABC transporter substrate-binding protein produces the protein MPELAFSRRSALYGLGAAGLSAALAGCGVPAAYVPEEGREGPDRSERDRSVAFSNWPLYIDTDEEDEERRPTLEAFSEQTGIEVRYTEEINDNDEFFGKVSPALMNRQETGHDLIVVSDWMAARFVHLGWAQKLDRPAQPNVARHLDPQLRSPAFDEGRLHTVPWQSGITGIAYNRKALGREIKSVKDLWQPDLAGKVTLFSGLDESFALLMQGEGVDVTRWTESDFHRMCDQVENMVKKKHIRRFTGNDYTSDLSKGDVLACQAYSGDAIQLQADNPDIEFVVPEEGAELWAESLLVPNLARHKANAEALIDYYYAPEVAASLAASVNYVCPVPAAREVLAGSDDRETAELAENPLIFPDDDMRKRLVVARDISSAERRSLAKRWNAIVGL, from the coding sequence ATGCCTGAACTCGCCTTCTCCCGCCGTTCTGCGCTGTACGGCCTCGGTGCCGCGGGCCTGTCGGCCGCCCTCGCCGGCTGCGGTGTGCCGGCCGCCTACGTTCCCGAGGAGGGGCGCGAGGGCCCCGACCGTTCCGAGCGGGACCGCAGCGTCGCCTTCTCCAACTGGCCGCTCTACATCGACACCGACGAGGAGGACGAGGAGCGCCGCCCGACGCTGGAGGCCTTCTCGGAGCAGACCGGCATCGAGGTCCGGTACACCGAGGAGATCAACGACAACGACGAGTTCTTCGGCAAGGTCAGCCCGGCCCTGATGAACCGCCAGGAGACCGGCCACGACCTGATCGTGGTCAGCGACTGGATGGCCGCCCGCTTCGTCCACCTGGGCTGGGCCCAGAAGCTGGACCGGCCGGCCCAGCCGAACGTGGCCAGGCACCTCGATCCGCAACTGCGTTCCCCCGCCTTCGATGAGGGCCGGCTGCACACCGTCCCCTGGCAGTCGGGGATCACCGGCATCGCCTACAACCGCAAGGCCCTCGGCCGGGAGATCAAGTCGGTCAAGGACCTGTGGCAACCGGACCTGGCGGGCAAGGTCACCCTCTTTTCGGGCCTCGACGAGTCCTTCGCCCTGCTGATGCAGGGCGAAGGCGTGGACGTCACCCGCTGGACCGAGTCCGACTTCCACCGGATGTGCGACCAGGTCGAGAACATGGTGAAGAAGAAGCACATCCGCCGCTTCACCGGCAACGACTACACCTCCGATCTGAGCAAGGGCGATGTGCTCGCCTGCCAGGCCTACTCCGGTGACGCCATCCAGCTCCAGGCCGACAACCCGGACATCGAGTTCGTCGTCCCCGAGGAGGGGGCCGAACTCTGGGCGGAGAGCCTGCTCGTCCCCAACCTGGCCCGGCACAAGGCCAATGCCGAGGCCCTCATCGACTACTACTACGCCCCCGAGGTGGCCGCTTCGCTCGCCGCCTCCGTCAACTACGTCTGCCCCGTCCCGGCCGCCCGGGAGGTCCTGGCCGGCTCGGACGACAGGGAGACCGCCGAACTGGCCGAGAACCCGCTGATCTTCCCCGACGATGACATGCGCAAGAGGCTGGTCGTGGCCCGGGACATCTCCTCGGCCGAGCGCCGGTCCCTCGCCAAGCGCTGGAACGCGATCGTCGGCCTCTGA
- a CDS encoding aspartate aminotransferase family protein yields the protein MSQDLSKTAYDHLWMHFTRMSSYENSPVPTIVRGEGTYIWDDKGKRYLDGLAGLFVVNAGHGRKELAEVAYKQAQELAFFPIWSYAHPKAVELAERLAHYAPGDLNKVFFTTGGGEAVETAWKLAKQYYKLQGKHTKYKVISRAVAYHGTPQGALSITGLPALKAPFEPLVPGAHKVPNTNIYRAPIYGDDPEAFGRWCADQIEQEILFEGADTVAAVFLEPVQNAGGCFPPPPGYFQRVREICDEYDVLLVSDETICAFGRLGTMFACDKFDYVPDMITCAKGMTSGYSPIGACIISDRLAEPFYKGDNTFLHGYTFGGHPVSSAVALANLDIFDKEGLNQHVLDHEDAFFSTLKKLHDLPIVGDVRGNGFFYGIELVKDKVTKESFTDEETERVLYGFLSKALFENGLYCRADDRGDPVIQLAPPLIADQGTFDEIEGILRSVLTEAWTKL from the coding sequence GTGAGCCAGGACCTCTCCAAGACCGCGTACGACCACCTGTGGATGCACTTCACCCGCATGTCTTCGTACGAGAACTCCCCCGTCCCCACCATCGTGCGTGGTGAGGGCACCTACATCTGGGACGACAAGGGCAAGCGCTACCTCGACGGGCTCGCGGGCCTGTTCGTGGTCAACGCCGGTCACGGCCGCAAGGAACTGGCCGAGGTCGCCTACAAGCAGGCCCAGGAACTCGCGTTCTTCCCCATCTGGTCGTACGCGCACCCCAAGGCCGTCGAGCTCGCCGAGCGCCTCGCCCACTATGCCCCGGGCGACCTGAACAAGGTCTTCTTCACCACGGGTGGCGGCGAGGCCGTCGAGACCGCCTGGAAGCTCGCCAAGCAGTACTACAAGCTCCAGGGCAAGCACACCAAGTACAAGGTCATCTCGCGTGCGGTCGCCTACCACGGCACCCCGCAGGGCGCCCTGTCGATCACCGGCCTGCCGGCCCTGAAGGCCCCCTTCGAGCCGCTGGTGCCCGGCGCGCACAAGGTGCCGAACACCAACATCTACCGCGCCCCGATCTACGGCGACGACCCCGAGGCCTTCGGCCGCTGGTGCGCCGACCAGATCGAGCAGGAGATCCTCTTCGAGGGCGCCGACACGGTCGCCGCCGTCTTCCTGGAGCCGGTGCAGAACGCCGGCGGCTGCTTCCCGCCGCCGCCCGGTTACTTCCAGCGGGTCCGCGAGATCTGCGACGAGTACGACGTCCTGCTCGTCTCCGACGAGACGATCTGCGCGTTCGGCCGCCTGGGCACGATGTTCGCCTGCGACAAGTTCGACTACGTGCCGGACATGATCACCTGCGCCAAGGGCATGACCTCGGGCTACTCCCCGATCGGCGCCTGCATCATCTCCGACCGCCTCGCGGAGCCCTTCTACAAGGGCGACAACACCTTCCTGCACGGCTACACCTTCGGCGGCCACCCGGTCTCCTCGGCGGTGGCGCTGGCCAACCTCGACATCTTCGACAAGGAAGGCCTCAACCAGCACGTGCTGGACCACGAGGACGCCTTCTTCTCGACGCTGAAGAAGCTGCACGACCTGCCCATCGTCGGCGACGTCCGCGGCAACGGCTTCTTCTACGGCATCGAGCTCGTCAAGGACAAGGTCACCAAGGAGTCCTTCACGGACGAGGAGACGGAGCGCGTGCTCTACGGCTTCCTCTCCAAGGCGCTCTTCGAGAACGGCCTGTACTGCCGGGCCGACGACCGCGGCGACCCGGTCATCCAGCTCGCGCCGCCGCTGATCGCCGACCAGGGCACCTTCGACGAGATCGAAGGCATCCTGCGCTCGGTGCTCACCGAGGCATGGACCAAGCTGTAA
- a CDS encoding LOG family protein yields the protein MVNPDIEIETLAEFDQVAARGSLSGYRIQSVNLLERTFALLAADTSTAVFLGCPMEPDAAAKVRADGALVFPPVPDLPFNPYRGLLYTPEELFTGLRDGYEATPDAEAYAWFQETKSDGDVFSSMLRSVHDDAISDALDEHLAGARVVGVMGGHAMARGGTHYRGAAELGRALTRSGLTVATGGGPGAMEAANLGAYLAPAPDEALAEALELLAKAPSFAPSVSEWAGAAFAVRERWPAGGDSVGIPTWFYGHEPPNAFAGHIAKYFANATREDGLLARSTAGVVFLPGAAGTVQEIFDNATPNYYESRGEPAPMVLVGRAHWTEHLPAWPLLQALARGRAMESRIALVDSVDEVPDALASMS from the coding sequence ATGGTCAACCCAGACATCGAGATCGAGACGCTCGCCGAATTCGATCAGGTCGCCGCACGCGGCTCGCTCAGCGGCTACCGGATCCAGTCGGTCAACCTGCTGGAGCGGACCTTCGCGCTGCTGGCCGCCGACACCTCGACGGCCGTGTTCCTGGGCTGCCCGATGGAGCCCGACGCGGCGGCGAAGGTCCGCGCCGACGGCGCGCTGGTCTTCCCGCCGGTACCGGACCTGCCGTTCAACCCGTACCGGGGCCTGCTCTACACGCCCGAGGAGCTCTTCACCGGGCTGCGTGACGGGTACGAGGCCACCCCGGACGCCGAGGCGTACGCCTGGTTCCAGGAGACCAAGTCCGACGGCGACGTCTTCTCCTCGATGCTCCGCTCCGTCCATGACGACGCCATCTCCGACGCCCTCGACGAGCACCTCGCCGGTGCCCGGGTCGTAGGCGTGATGGGCGGCCACGCGATGGCCCGCGGGGGTACGCACTACCGCGGTGCGGCCGAGCTGGGCCGGGCGCTGACCCGGTCCGGGCTGACGGTGGCCACCGGCGGCGGCCCCGGCGCGATGGAGGCCGCCAACCTCGGCGCCTACCTGGCCCCGGCCCCGGACGAGGCCCTCGCGGAGGCCCTGGAGCTGCTGGCCAAGGCCCCCTCCTTCGCGCCGTCGGTGTCCGAGTGGGCGGGCGCCGCCTTCGCCGTACGCGAGCGCTGGCCCGCCGGCGGGGACTCGGTGGGCATCCCGACCTGGTTCTACGGGCACGAGCCGCCGAACGCCTTCGCCGGCCACATCGCGAAGTACTTCGCGAACGCCACCCGCGAGGACGGGCTGCTGGCGCGCTCCACCGCGGGCGTGGTCTTCCTGCCCGGCGCCGCGGGCACCGTCCAGGAGATCTTCGACAACGCGACGCCGAACTACTACGAGTCGCGGGGCGAGCCGGCCCCGATGGTCCTGGTCGGCCGCGCCCACTGGACCGAGCACCTCCCGGCCTGGCCCCTGCTCCAGGCCCTGGCGCGCGGCCGGGCGATGGAGTCCCGGATCGCGCTCGTCGACTCGGTGGACGAGGTCCCGGACGCCCTCGCGTCGATGAGCTGA
- a CDS encoding ABC transporter ATP-binding protein: MTLLQLAGVSVRFGERTAQYALDGVDLAVAEHEVVCVLGPSGSGKSTLLRVVAGLQRVSAGRVLLGGADQAGVPVHRRGVGLMFQDHQLFPHRDVGSNVSFGLRMRGAGRASSADRVAQLLELVGLPGAQGRAVASLSGGEQQRVALARALAPSPRLLMLDEPLGQLDRGLRERLVAELRGLFSRLGTTVLAVTHDQGEAFALADRVVVMRDGRIEQAGTPLEVWQRPASEFVARFLGFENVVPAVVSGTWAATVWGKVPVPAGSPEGDQRLLIRPAGVVLRAAGLRCEVVSRTFRGTHVALQLRPEAGPLLEAECGLAGAPAVGDRVEVGFTPAEVVVLPPQTP; this comes from the coding sequence ATGACACTGCTTCAGCTGGCGGGGGTGTCGGTCCGCTTCGGCGAGCGCACGGCCCAGTACGCCCTGGACGGCGTGGACCTGGCGGTCGCCGAACACGAGGTCGTGTGCGTGCTGGGGCCGAGCGGAAGCGGTAAGTCCACGCTGCTGCGGGTCGTCGCCGGACTCCAGCGGGTGTCCGCCGGCCGGGTGCTGCTGGGCGGGGCGGACCAGGCGGGCGTCCCAGTGCACCGGAGGGGTGTGGGCCTGATGTTCCAGGACCACCAGCTCTTCCCGCACCGCGACGTCGGATCCAACGTCTCGTTCGGGCTGCGGATGAGGGGAGCCGGGCGGGCCTCCTCCGCGGACCGGGTCGCGCAACTGCTGGAACTGGTCGGGCTCCCCGGGGCCCAGGGCCGGGCGGTGGCCTCCCTGTCCGGCGGGGAGCAGCAGCGGGTGGCGCTGGCCCGGGCGCTGGCACCGTCGCCGCGGCTGCTGATGCTGGACGAACCGCTGGGTCAGCTGGACCGGGGGCTGCGGGAGCGGCTCGTGGCGGAGCTGCGGGGGCTGTTCTCCCGGCTGGGCACGACCGTGCTGGCCGTCACGCACGACCAGGGCGAGGCCTTCGCCCTGGCCGACCGGGTGGTGGTGATGCGGGACGGCCGGATCGAGCAGGCCGGGACCCCGCTGGAGGTGTGGCAGCGGCCCGCCTCGGAGTTCGTGGCGCGCTTCCTCGGCTTCGAGAACGTGGTCCCGGCCGTGGTCTCGGGCACGTGGGCCGCCACCGTGTGGGGCAAGGTCCCGGTACCGGCCGGATCCCCCGAGGGGGATCAGCGGCTGCTGATCCGGCCGGCCGGCGTGGTGCTCCGCGCGGCGGGCCTGCGGTGCGAGGTGGTGTCCCGCACCTTCCGCGGTACGCACGTCGCACTGCAGCTGCGGCCGGAGGCGGGTCCGCTGCTGGAGGCGGAGTGCGGTCTGGCGGGGGCGCCGGCCGTGGGGGACCGGGTCGAGGTGGGCTTCACCCCCGCCGAGGTGGTCGTCCTTCCGCCGCAGACTCCCTGA
- a CDS encoding NAD(P)/FAD-dependent oxidoreductase, with product MTGAGTHDGSLERLKREGRIVVVGASLAGLRAAETMRDKGFTGSLTMIGDEPYEPYDRPPLSKQVLLGNAVADHTALPRRRAIDADWRLGVPATGLDMGARRVRLGNGDEVEYDRLLIATGVRARPWPNPEEGALKGVFVLRTRDDGEGLQRALAAGPRRVLVIGAGFTGSEIASACRERGLDVTVAERGDAPLVGALGGVIGAVAAEMHHENGVDLRTGVMVTSLEGDPSGRVRAAHLSDGSTVEADVVVVSLGAQRNTEWLAGSGLGAGPRGIACDAGCRAFDVRGIVTDDIYVAGDVARSPHALFGYQFLSLEHWGNAVAQADTAAHNMLSESADRRPHLWVPAFWSSQFGVNIKSVGVPPMGTEILVTQGSLAERRFAAVYGYQGRMIAAVTFDNCRWLPFYEQQIESTAPFPPPFSTVDRRPEGAKPQPADFPDPSVPTHGPTITLSGYSPADRKMTFTPGR from the coding sequence GTGACCGGTGCGGGAACACACGACGGATCCCTGGAGCGCCTCAAGCGCGAGGGCCGCATCGTCGTCGTCGGCGCCTCTCTGGCCGGTCTCCGGGCCGCCGAGACCATGCGCGACAAGGGTTTCACCGGTTCGCTGACGATGATCGGCGACGAACCGTACGAGCCGTACGACCGGCCCCCGCTGTCCAAGCAGGTCCTGCTGGGCAACGCGGTCGCCGACCACACGGCGCTCCCCCGCCGCCGGGCGATCGACGCGGACTGGCGCCTGGGGGTCCCGGCCACGGGCCTGGACATGGGCGCCCGCCGGGTCAGGCTCGGCAACGGCGACGAGGTCGAGTACGACCGGCTGCTGATCGCCACCGGTGTGCGTGCCCGGCCCTGGCCCAATCCGGAGGAAGGCGCCCTGAAGGGCGTCTTCGTCCTGCGCACCCGGGACGACGGCGAAGGGCTGCAACGCGCCTTGGCCGCCGGCCCCCGCCGGGTGCTGGTCATCGGGGCCGGGTTCACCGGGTCCGAGATCGCCTCCGCCTGCCGCGAGCGCGGCCTGGACGTCACCGTCGCCGAACGGGGCGACGCGCCCCTGGTCGGTGCGCTGGGCGGAGTCATCGGCGCGGTGGCGGCCGAGATGCACCACGAGAACGGCGTCGACCTGCGCACCGGGGTCATGGTGACCTCGCTGGAGGGCGACCCCTCCGGCCGGGTCCGCGCCGCGCACCTCTCCGACGGGTCCACCGTGGAGGCGGACGTGGTGGTCGTGTCGCTGGGCGCTCAGCGCAACACCGAGTGGCTGGCGGGCTCCGGGCTGGGCGCGGGGCCGCGGGGCATCGCATGCGACGCGGGCTGCCGGGCCTTCGACGTCCGGGGCATCGTCACCGACGACATCTACGTGGCGGGTGACGTGGCACGTTCCCCGCACGCCCTGTTCGGCTACCAGTTCCTGTCGCTGGAGCACTGGGGCAACGCCGTCGCCCAGGCCGACACCGCCGCGCACAACATGCTCAGCGAGAGCGCCGACCGCCGCCCCCACCTGTGGGTTCCGGCGTTCTGGTCCTCCCAGTTCGGCGTGAACATCAAGTCGGTCGGGGTGCCGCCGATGGGGACCGAGATCCTCGTCACGCAGGGCTCGCTCGCCGAGCGCCGGTTCGCGGCCGTGTACGGGTACCAGGGGCGCATGATCGCCGCGGTCACCTTCGACAACTGCCGCTGGCTGCCGTTCTACGAGCAGCAGATCGAGTCCACCGCGCCGTTCCCGCCCCCGTTCTCCACCGTGGACCGCAGGCCGGAGGGGGCCAAGCCGCAGCCGGCCGACTTCCCCGACCCGTCGGTGCCCACCCACGGGCCGACCATCACGCTGAGCGGTTACTCGCCGGCGGACCGGAAGATGACCTTCACTCCCGGAAGATGA
- a CDS encoding cytochrome P450, whose translation MSQALLREIIDYANRANPYPLYEELRKTPVSHDGDGPYVVSTYYEIHSLLHDPRISSDAKNLKATGDDLLGDQSDEEGTTLPPSFLKLDPPDHDRLRRMTNRPFGPPHAPHRVHDMRDELGGLVTGLIDGIRETGQLDRIDLVDQFAYPFPVTVICRLLGIPREDEPRFHVWAETLAASLDPDPDADPTKRGKGSMDARMELGMYLAGLIEERRKNPGDDMLSQLATADGPDGAMTTMEALSTSALLLIAGHETTVNLITNGMLTLLRFPDVLQRLREDPDLAVPIVEELLRYEPPVQLLPQRTTLSDVEVAGVTIPKGASVWLMLASGNRDPKRFEDPDRFDPDRKDIQHLGLGSGIHSCFGAPLARQEAQLALSELARRLENPRLLEDPPQYRQNSVLRGPRHLQVACDGIRG comes from the coding sequence ATGTCACAAGCCCTGCTGCGGGAGATCATCGACTACGCGAACCGCGCGAATCCGTACCCGCTGTACGAGGAGCTCCGCAAGACCCCGGTCTCCCATGACGGGGACGGCCCGTACGTCGTCAGCACGTACTACGAGATCCACAGCCTGCTGCACGACCCGCGGATCAGCTCCGACGCCAAGAACCTGAAGGCGACCGGGGACGATCTGCTGGGCGACCAGTCCGACGAGGAGGGCACGACCCTGCCCCCGTCGTTCCTCAAGCTCGACCCGCCCGACCACGACCGGCTGCGGCGGATGACGAACCGGCCGTTCGGGCCGCCGCACGCCCCCCACCGGGTCCACGACATGCGCGACGAACTCGGCGGTCTCGTCACCGGGCTCATCGACGGCATCCGGGAGACCGGGCAGCTGGACCGTATCGACCTGGTCGACCAGTTCGCCTACCCGTTCCCGGTCACGGTCATCTGCCGGCTGCTCGGCATCCCCCGTGAGGACGAGCCGCGCTTCCACGTGTGGGCGGAGACCCTGGCCGCCAGCCTGGACCCCGACCCGGACGCGGACCCCACGAAGCGCGGCAAGGGCTCGATGGACGCCCGGATGGAGCTGGGCATGTACCTGGCCGGGCTGATCGAGGAACGCCGCAAGAATCCCGGCGACGACATGCTGTCCCAGCTGGCCACGGCCGACGGCCCGGACGGCGCGATGACCACCATGGAGGCGCTGAGCACCTCCGCGCTGCTGCTGATCGCGGGCCACGAGACCACGGTCAACCTCATCACCAACGGGATGCTGACGCTGCTGCGCTTCCCGGACGTCCTCCAGCGGCTGCGCGAGGACCCGGACCTGGCCGTCCCGATCGTCGAGGAACTGCTGCGCTACGAGCCGCCCGTGCAGCTGCTGCCCCAGCGCACCACCCTCTCCGACGTCGAGGTCGCCGGAGTCACGATCCCCAAGGGCGCGTCCGTGTGGCTGATGCTGGCCTCCGGGAACCGCGACCCGAAGCGCTTCGAGGACCCGGACCGCTTCGACCCCGACCGCAAGGACATCCAGCACCTCGGCCTGGGCAGTGGGATCCACAGCTGCTTCGGGGCACCGCTGGCCCGCCAGGAGGCCCAGCTCGCGCTGAGCGAACTGGCCCGACGGCTGGAGAACCCTCGGCTGCTGGAGGACCCGCCGCAGTACCGCCAGAATTCGGTCCTGCGCGGCCCGCGCCACCTGCAGGTCGCCTGCGACGGCATCCGCGGCTAG
- a CDS encoding ABC transporter ATP-binding protein, producing MVAPPDNAPPDNDVLWARSLHYSHDRSPALVEISVSVRQGEILALTGPRGSGKTTLLRCLSGQLRPQQGEVWFNSVPVHTMGALVRERLRRDRFGWIGHEPQLLPELKAWENAALPLLLAGASHRSARKAACEWLDRLDIAGLARKRPGALTRAESQRVALARALVNEPAVIFADEPTAPLHRTDRALLLRTLTTAARSHDITVLMATHDEATAAVADRRIALLDGRLAGAAAAASPVADTPEDQAACSLSA from the coding sequence ATGGTGGCTCCACCGGACAATGCCCCGCCTGACAATGACGTCCTGTGGGCTCGGTCCCTTCACTACTCCCACGACCGCTCCCCCGCCCTCGTCGAGATCTCCGTCTCGGTCCGCCAGGGCGAGATCCTCGCCCTGACCGGTCCCCGCGGCAGCGGCAAGACCACCCTGCTCCGCTGTCTGTCCGGGCAGCTGCGCCCCCAGCAGGGCGAGGTCTGGTTCAACAGCGTCCCCGTGCACACCATGGGCGCGCTCGTCCGCGAACGGCTGCGCCGCGACCGGTTCGGCTGGATCGGCCACGAGCCGCAGCTGCTGCCCGAGCTGAAGGCCTGGGAGAACGCGGCCCTGCCGCTGCTGCTCGCGGGCGCCTCCCACCGCAGCGCCCGCAAGGCCGCCTGCGAATGGCTGGACCGCCTCGACATCGCCGGCCTCGCCCGCAAGCGCCCCGGCGCCCTGACCCGCGCCGAGTCCCAGCGGGTGGCACTGGCCCGGGCCCTGGTCAACGAGCCCGCGGTGATCTTCGCCGACGAGCCCACGGCTCCGCTGCACCGCACCGACCGAGCCCTGCTGCTCCGTACGCTGACGACCGCGGCCCGCTCCCACGACATCACCGTGCTCATGGCCACCCACGACGAGGCCACCGCGGCCGTCGCGGACCGCCGGATCGCCCTGCTCGACGGCCGCCTCGCGGGGGCCGCGGCCGCCGCCTCCCCCGTCGCCGACACCCCGGAGGACCAGGCCGCGTGCTCGCTCTCCGCCTAG
- a CDS encoding ferredoxin: protein MRLVVDLNRCQGYAQCAFLAPDVFAMHGDESLLYNPQADPAQREDVLRAVAACPVQAILLEITDEDMANMVAPGAVAGAGSPSGGAR from the coding sequence ATGAGGCTTGTCGTCGACCTCAACCGCTGCCAGGGATACGCCCAGTGCGCGTTCCTCGCTCCCGATGTCTTCGCCATGCACGGCGACGAGTCGCTGCTGTACAACCCGCAGGCGGATCCGGCACAGCGCGAGGACGTCCTGCGTGCCGTGGCCGCCTGCCCGGTGCAGGCGATCCTCCTGGAGATCACGGACGAGGACATGGCGAACATGGTGGCCCCGGGCGCCGTGGCCGGCGCCGGATCTCCTTCCGGAGGCGCACGGTGA